A window from Malania oleifera isolate guangnan ecotype guangnan chromosome 7, ASM2987363v1, whole genome shotgun sequence encodes these proteins:
- the LOC131159250 gene encoding probable folate-biopterin transporter 7: MTLYLLLGNLGASIVEVANDAIVAETGKRPGSSGELQSYVWMASSVGGVLGNLLGGVAIYQFSPKTMFLLFGLLLTIQFLITIFVRESSLNLPKSPSDIGVRKQLSELLVALRKPEIAHSIVWFAASYAVIPVLTGTMFFYQAQCLKIDSSVLGISKVFGQAAMLLWSVLYNRHLKLVPPRKLISAIQVMMAVFMVSDVLFVKEIYRKTGVPDSVYVVIFSGLLEVLFFFKILPFSVLVPQLCPPGCEGSLMAFLMSAIALSFIVSGYLGVALASYVGVTGNDFSGLPRGLLIQAVCTLVPLYWSSCIPDDVKPKTRRKKD; the protein is encoded by the coding sequence ATGACCCTCTATCTCCTCCTTGGTAATCTTGGTGCTTCAATAGTTGAGGTTGCAAATGATGCTATTGTTGCAGAGACGGGAAAACGGCCTGGTTCATCAGGTGAGCTCCAATCATATGTTTGGATGGCTTCCTCTGTTGGTGGAGTACTTGGAAACCTGCTGGGTGGTGTTGCTATTTATCAATTCTCCCCCAAGACAATGTTCCTTCTGTTTGGCCTTCTCCTAACCATTCAGTTCTTGATAACCATTTTTGTTCGGGAAAGCTCCCTTAACCTTCCAAAGAGTCCGTCAGATATTGGGGTTAGAAAGCAGCTTTCAGAGCTCTTAGTTGCATTGCGGAAACCTGAGATTGCTCACTCAATAGTGTGGTTTGCAGCCTCTTATGCTGTAATTCCAGTCCTGACAGGCACCATGTTCTTCTACCAAGCGCAGTGTCTGAAGATTGACTCATCGGTTCTGGGGATCTCAAAGGTCTTTGGCCAGGCAGCGATGCTTCTATGGAGTGTCCTGTACAATCGACACTTGAAGTTGGTCCCTCCGAGGAAGCTAATATCAGCCATTCAGGTCATGATGGCTGTCTTCATGGTTTCAGATGTGTTGTTTGTGAAGGAGATTTATCGGAAGACGGGGGTTCCAGACTCGGTTTATGTTGTGATTTTCTCAGGGCTTTTAGAGGTTCTCTTCTTTTTCAAGATCCTGCCATTTAGTGTTTTGGTACCACAGCTCTGCCCACCAGGGTGTGAGGGATCTTTGATGGCATTTCTCATGTCTGCCATTGCCCTTTCCTTTATAGTGAGTGGGTACCTGGGTGTTGCACTAGCTTCATATGTTGGAGTCACGGGTAATGATTTTTCAGGACTGCCACGTGGCCTCCTAATACAGGCAGTATGCACACTTGTGCCTCTCTATTGGTCGTCTTGTATTCCAGATGATGTGAAACCTAAAACAAGGAGGAAGAAAGATTAG